In Ailuropoda melanoleuca isolate Jingjing chromosome 4, ASM200744v2, whole genome shotgun sequence, the following proteins share a genomic window:
- the LOC117801848 gene encoding uncharacterized protein LOC117801848 has product METSEGPGRSLSRRGREGAPGDVRALPPENGPDGPESHSSARNASLPPPRSFLRNFHGDLSTRGVVGAEFPPRTAWPKGQSENADALRLEGPGKIPGGGEYFPADFPFFFFLRFYLFESQKDFIYLFESARESASTSREREKQTPRRSRSSILRPQDHDPTGRQTLYLPSHSGAPGCFFSGSPRWMIFPCMQIGHLLDPSVRQGTSGLFLPFGRGESCLLCTFVHGSCQIQPKSWVSCLEWLTAKCLPSLGSVWVSPCPKRVGEGLVGSNGSPEEVSLLISLFLKGLIIENFEHRPHRGYTMKTHMLVSTVLVADLVPSLLLHRHGINWSPRPQQEKNKSANPPALRMSKMRLLEQVGEAANPP; this is encoded by the exons ATGGAGACCTCCGAAGGGCCAGGGAGGTCGCTcagcagaaggggaagggagggggcccCCGGGGACGTTCGGGCCCTTCCTCCGGAGAATGGGCCTGATGGGCCTGAGAGTCACTCATCAGCCAGAAACGCGTCCCTTCCCCCGCCCCGATCATTCCTAAGGAATTTCCACGGGGATCTTTCTACGCGGGGTGTGGTGGGTGCTGAATTCCCGCCCAGAACTGCCTGGCcaaaggggcagagtgagaacgCGGACGCGCTGCGCCTCGAAGGGCCTGGGAAAATCCCGGGCGGGGGGGAGTATTTTCCGgcggattttcctttttttttttttttaagattttatttatttgagagccagaaagattttatttatttatttgagagcgcgcgagagagcgcgagcacgagcagggagagggagaagcagactccccgccgatcGAGGAGCTCGATCctacgaccccaagatcacgacccaactggaaggcagacgctctacctaccgagccactcaggtgcccccggCTGTTTTTTCTCGGGCTCTCCACG CTGGATGATATTCCCTTGTATGCAGATAGGACATCTCTTGGATCCGTCCGTCCGTCAagggacatctgggctgtttcttccttttggccGCGGTGAGTCATGCCTGCTCTGCACATTCGTGCACGGAAGTTG CCAGATTCAGCCCAAGTCCTGGGTCTCCTGCCTTGAATGGCTGACTGCGAAgtgccttccctctctgggctctgtCTGGGTCAGTCCTTGTCCCAAGCGGGTGGGAGAAGGACTTGTGGGTAGCAACGGCTCCCCTGAAGAAGTGTCTTtgctcatctctctctttttaaaagggcTTATTATAGAGAATTTCGAACACAGACCGCACAGAGGATACACGATGAAGACACACATGCTAGTTTCCACGGTTCTCGTGGCTGATCTCGTTCCTTCTCTCCTCTTACACCGTCATGGGATCAACtggtccccccgcccccagcaagaaaaaaataaaagtgctaacCCCCCAGCCCTGCGAATGAGTAAGATGAGGTTAttggagcaggtgggggaggcgGCTAACCCACCATGA
- the ICAM1 gene encoding intercellular adhesion molecule 1 encodes MAPGTARPALPVLLALIGALLPGLGGAQTSAHPPEAIIPRGGSVQVNCSTSCDQPPTLGLETQLSKKEVAHGDHWKIFELSDVQEDSHPICFANCHAQTTAAMTLTVYWFPEQVELLPLPRWQPVGENFTLRCQVAGGAPRTSLTVVLLRGEEELSRKPAFGEPAEITATVLAGRDDHLANFSCRTELDLRPRGLGLFQNSSAPRQLRTFVLPETQPRLATPEIVEVGTQWTVNCSLDGLFPAAEAEVHLTLAEQKLHSTPLYGKDSVLATAIVKANAEEEGTQQLACVVTLGGQDRKRKDNVILYSFPAPNLTLSEPEVSEGTVVTVDCEAQAGVVVSLSGLPSGTPAPRAQFQLNASAADHRRSFSCSAALLVAGHLLHKNQTRELHVLYGPRLDQTDCPGNWTWEEGSQQTLRCQAWGNPVPELKCHRKGDDALLPIGDLRPVKREVAGTYLCQARSPRGVVTREVVVNVTYYQSNMLIIILVAVAGILGTVSTAAYLYNRQRKIQKYKLQKAQEAAAMKLNTPATPP; translated from the exons ATGGCTCCCGGCACCGCCCGTCCCGCGCTGCCAGTGCTCCTGGCCCTGATCGGAGCTCTGCTCCCAG GACTTGGAGGTGCGCAAACATCAGCGCACCCCCCAGAAGCCATCATACCCCGAGGAGGCTCTGTCCAGGTGAACTGCAGTACTTCCTGTGACCAGCCCCCCACCTTGGGCCTGGAGACTCAGTTGAGTAAGAAGGAAGTGGCCCATGGGGACCACTGGAAGATCTTTGAACTGAGTGACGTGCAAGAAGATAGCCATCCAATATGTTTTGCAAACTGTCACGCACAGACGACGGCTGCAATGACCCTCACCGTGTATT GGTTCCCGGAGCAAGTGGAGCTGTTACCCCTACCCCGCTGGCAGCCCGTGGGCGAAAACTTCACTCTGCGCTGCCAGGTGGCAGGCGGGGCGCCCCGGACCAGCCTCACGGTGGTGCTGCTCCGCGGGGAGGAGGAGCTGAGCCGAAAGCCGGCCTTCGGGGAGCCCGCCGAGATCACGGCCACGGTGCTGGCGGGCAGAGACGATCACCTCGCCAATTTCTCCTGTCGCACGGAACTGGACCTGAGGCCCCGAGGGCTGGGATTGTTCCAGAACAGCTCGGCCCCCAGGCAGCTCCGAACCTTTG tCCTGCCAGAGACCCAGCCACGCCTTGCTACCCCCGAGATTGTGGAAGTGGGCACACAGTGGACTGTGAACTGCTCTCTGGATGGGCTGTTCCCAGCTGCGGAGGCCGAAGTCCACCTGACACTGGCAGAACAGAAACTGCACTCTACACCCCTGTACGGCAAGGACTCCGTCTTGGCCACAGCCATTGTCAAGGCGAACGCAGAAGAGGAGGGCACCCAGCAGCTGGCGTGTGTGGTGACACTGGGAGGCCAAGACAGGAAGCGGAAGGATAATGTGATCCTGTACA GCTTCCCCGCACCCAACCTGACCCTAAGTGAGCCAGAGGTCTCAGAAGGGACTGTGGTGACTGTGGATTGTGAGGCCCAGGCTGGAGTCGTGGTGTCACTGAGCGGGCTCCCATCGGGGACTCCAGCACCCAGGGCACAATTCCAACTAAATGCCAGCGCTGCAGACCACAGACGAAGCTTCTCCTGCTCTGCTGCCCTGCTCGTGGCTGGACACCTGCTGCACAAGAACCAGACCCGGGAGCTCCACGTCCTGT ATGGTCCCCGACTAGACCAGACGGATTGTCCAGGAAACTGGACATGGGaggaaggctcccagcagacccTGAGGTGCCAAGCTTGGGGGAACCCGGTTCCTGAGCTGAAATGTCACCGGAAGGGGGATGATGCTTTGCTACCCATCGGGGACCTGAGGCCTGTCAAGCGGGAGGTTGCAGGCACTTACCTGTGTCAGGCCCGGAGCCCCCGTGGTGTGGTCACCCGCGAAGTGGTTGTGAACGTGACCT ACTACCAGAGCAACATGCTCATCATCATTCTGGTGGCAGTTGCTGGCATCCTAGGAACTGTGAGCACAGCCGCTTACCTCTATAACCGCCAGCGGAAGATCCAGAAATACAAACTACAGAAGGCCCAGGAGGCAGCTGCCATGAAGCTGAACACACCGGCCACGCCCCCCTGA
- the ICAM4 gene encoding intercellular adhesion molecule 4: protein MGSLLPLSLLLLLAAAYPGGGRARRRRGARAQGPGGSSPAPSETSAPFWVRISPQFKAVQPGGSVWLNCSTSCPLPENSSLSTLLQRGQTLSGPGWVSYQLLDVRAWSSEVRCFVTCAGETRGAKAKITAYKRPQSVILEPPLVVGNEYTLRCHVTHVFPVGFLVVTLRRGGRVIYSENLKRYTGSDLANVTLTYTLPARPRDLWKPVTCHARLSLDGLVVRSSSAPITPTVLAWRPAPKALASTSIAAFVGILLVVGAAYLRNRLLVQNQSKERRVSAGRAGGRRNLGQFGEP from the exons ATGGGGTCTCTGCTCCCACTCTCGCTGCTGCTTTTGCTGGCGGCCGCCTACCCGGGAGGCGGGAGAGCGCGTCGGCGCCGGGGAGCGCGGGCGCAAGGCCCGGGAGGCAGCTCCCCGGCGCCCTCGGAGACCTCAGCGCCGTTCTGGGTGCGCATAAGCCCCCAGTTCAAGGCGGTGCAGCCGGGGGGCTCAGTGTGGCTCAACTGCAGCACTAGCTGCCCCCTGCCGGAGAATTCCAGCCTCAGCACTCTGCTGCAGCGGGGCCAAACTCTCAGTGGGCCCGGCTGGGTATCCTACCAGCTGTTGGACGTGAGGGCCTGGAGCTCCGAGGTGCGCTGCTTCGTCACCTGCGCTGGAGAAACACGGGGGGCCAAGGCCAAGATCACCGCCTACA AACGGCCGCAAAGCGTGATCCTGGAGCCTCCACTCGTAGTGGGCAATGAGTACACTCTACGCTGCCACGTGACGCACGTATTCCCCGTGGGCTTCCTGGTGGTGACGCTGAGGCGCGGCGGCCGGGTCATCTACTCTGAGAACCTGAAGCGCTACACCGGCTCTGATCTGGCCAACGTGACGCTGACGTACACGTTGCCCGCCAGGCCCCGCGACTTATGGAAACCGGTGACCTGCCACGCACGCCTCAGTCTTGATGGCTTGGTGGTCCGCAGCAGCTCGGCACCCATAACGCCCACAGTCCTCG CTTGGCGCCCCGCGCCCAAAGCCTTGGCCTCCACCTCCATCGCAGCCTTTGTGGGGATCCTCCTCGTCGTGGGGGCCGCCTACTTGCGAAACCGGCTACTGGTGCAGAACCAGAGTAAAGAGAGGAGGGTCTCTGCCGGCCgagctggaggaagaaggaatcTGGGGCAATTTGGGGAACCCTGA